ACCCACTATAAGACAGATCCACTCAGCTCTTGTGTGTCACCACTACATCCTGGGAACACAGTGAATCTGAGTCTTCTCTAAAGAGACTCGTTAAACACTTAgtgctgatgaaaacaaaaggaccAACAAATGCTGTGTCAGTAGGTGACTCTTGGACATGccatttttcttatttctacAAGATCAATCTATCAGAGTGGAAACTTTCACGTTACCTCTACTTTATAATCTAGTATCTACTGTGCCGTGGACGAAACACTTTGTGCCTTTGTGGCTTATGCTGAAACATTCAAaaccacagcaaaaaaaaaaaaaaaacacaactgctcAGCTATGTGACTTGAATGTAACAGCACAAGACGAGAGGCACAGACTGGGGCTGGGTGTTACATCATGTGCTCAGACTTCACATTGtcagacacataaaaacatgatATTTATATACAGACCAAAATCTCACGTGACAAGCtccagcagaaaaacaaagacaggtGTGAAGACACCTTTGCACAAACTTTTGAACTTCAGCATGTCGTGAGTCTGAAATTAGCGTATAAAGTTCAGTTACATAAAGGTAAAGCTGTACAAGCTGTTACCAAGGCGACAAACTCTGACCACTCATAGTGATGGTGAGGCAGGTGGAGAAGCGGTGCATGGTGATGATGTCAAGGCCTGGCTTCGGGCCTACAGCTCTGTGTCCTTGTATTTCTGGGGATTGTAGTATCCTCTCTTGGTCTGGTCAGCCAGCTGTCGCCGGTAGTCGGCCTCCTCATTGTCGTATCCTCTCGTCTCTGAGTATAGTGGCCTGGATGGAGTCTGGGCCTCAGGGTTAGAGCTTGAACTGATCACACAAAACCAAAGCAGAGATCCAGGAGTTAAGCTTTTCCTTTCACGAGCCAAAtggataataaaataaagaaataataatgtaattgtTATCGTATCGGAAAGACGAGTGATGCTCTCACCCTATTGGCTGAGGACGGTTGTGGTTGGGCTTTGGCTTCACTGGGATGGCGTAGATGTCTGGGTGCTTCTGGGCGATTTCCAACtgtgtgaaaagaagaaaacaaggcCCAGAgatgtcagtgaggaagaaaaacaaatgactcaGCAGATATCCTTCATTCTACATCAGTAGAGCGAGAGCGTGGGCCACCAGTGATTTTgttcaaatgtttaatttagTGTTTGTTTGATCGACTGTTAGTGCCCACAGATTCTGCTAATGACTCATGCACatgccatttttattatttaatcaacTCATATGTAAATTAGAACAAATTGGCTCTTTGCTATGTTGATGTAATCACAACTGTAGTGATGCCAGTTTACTGTTTATCTTTCACAGTTTagtcaaaaagtcaaaaagatGTGCATAAATCCTCATTTTTTACTTGTTACTCAGTAATAACGTGTTTgggctgtattttttttatcatacagaatttttgtcaaaataaaacctgataTGATGTCTAAAAATCTTAgtattcaaattatttttcgAGACTGTGCTATTTTGACACATTTATTCTGTGTCAACAGTCAAGATAGAGGATCAGGGCAAAACTCCCTGTCAGTCTGTGATGGCCTTCACACCTTAATGGCTGCTTCAGGTCAAACATTTAGCTGCGAACACATTCAGGCCATGAAGTGGGTTTCAGTTTCATCTGTAAACTTGTGTTGAAATAATACAAGTGaaaataatattgataatattAGCAGCACTGACTCGAGCGTTCTCCGCTTCCTGTAGCTCCAGCATCCTCTGAGCTCGAGCCAGGTGGTCCATTTTCTCAAACGCCTTAAtctgagaaaacaaattcatattAACTGATGTCCGTATTTCGTAGTTACTATCATTCATACACACGGTATAACTCAGACAGTGAGTGTCAGATGGAAAAGTGACAGTGATAACAAGGCTCATAGGACACTGCTACATTGGATGATGAGTGATGATGGGAATTTGAAATGAGGACTCCTTCAAGACAAGTTGAGTTACCTGATCACCCGTTTTCTATTTCATATTAGAAGCAATGATAGtcaagaggaaagaaaacaaaataaaaatgatttaatcaCTCAGTCACTCTAAAGGCAGAGTAGCCAggaaatttaacaaaaaaaaatctgatttaagaGGAAAGGAAGACCTACTTTGCCCAGGAAGGATTTGTTAGCGGGGTCCACCTCTTCCACCCTCTCTGGGCTCTGCTCCTCTGTGGGCTGGTTGGGGCGGGGGATTGTGGGCTTCAGGGCCACGGGAGGGGGAAGCGGTTTGTTTCCGCCAGCTGCGTCGCTGCTGAGGGTGCTGCTGGAGTGTGAGTCATAGCTCCGTGATGAGTCAGTCCGTGTCTGAGCTCGCACCTGTCAGAGGAGGGGAGTGGTCTGGATTTACTGGTCCATTGATAACCTTTAGTGAAATGGGTTTTGGTAAGGGGTCTGTCTCTGCATGAAGTCCCTTCTAATTAAGATACCTCCTCAGGCTAGTGAGGACATCATGTATATAGCAAGAAATTCTGAAATACAGTTTATGGTCTATGCTGCATGGCATTCACCTCTCTTTACTTCCTGTCGACCTCTGCCACATATCGTGGTAGGAAGGAAGGCATAAAAGCCaaaagaacaaagcaaaaaaataaaacaaaaacaaaaggggCTTTTGATATAATATAAAGGTTTATATGTTTTCGCATGTGGAAAACCACTTCAGTACAATTGAATTCGTTGCAAATATTTGAAGGCTTTAAAAGTTACCAATTGCATTGACAAAAAGTTCTCGGACAAAATAAATTTGGAGACACTGATGTGATcaagaggaaaaagatgaaggTTTTCACCTTTGGGGGTTCGGGAACAAAAGAAGGGGGAGGACTGGGCTCTCTGTTCAGCATCTCTCTACTCCCTGACCTTCGCATCCGAGCCCGGGGTTCAGGGTGAagcttctacacacacacacacacacacacacagtgagcttAGTGAGCTAACAGGCTTAAAAGTGTGTATCTCCTGTTGTGTTCAGTGTCGTCATGTATCAGTGGCCTGTCCCACCTCGTCTGGCAGCACAGGTTCTGATGATCGACTGATTGCAGACACAGGCTGGGGCTCGTCCAATGCCTCATCCAACTCATTGTCTGTATAAGCTCCGCCCTCATCTGCAGTATCTTCATAGTCACTGGTCAGACGGCTGTCCATGCTCAGGTAGTCAGCGCTCATTGCTGACAGGTAGGACATGCGGTCATCGTGGAGATATAAATCTTCATCTGAACAATCCAGCTGAGGAGAGGAAGTGATAAAGAAAGGTGACTGTAACACTCCACTACTGTATGCTATAACACCCAGTTATAACAAAACTCTGATTGAAGTTCATACTATCAGCTTCTATTCCTAGAAGCTATCAACTTGTGTAAATCTGAAAATCGCAAAAATAATGTCTCTAAGCAGCAGTTAGTCACACAGATAAAAGGACTCACCTTGccctcacacacccacacagctcTGTCTTGCTGCTCCTGAATCACTTCTTTCACGCTACCATACCACGCGTCATTTGCTGAATTCAGGTCGACAGTTGCtgaacatgcacaaaaaaaaaaattaattaggtcaaattagcatttttaacTTAAACTCAATCTCATTATTTAAACAACATACCTTATTTGTGCTTCATCTAATTatttcaaaagttttttttttttttaaatcagggtTCCAGCACATTTGCACCAAggaatttttaaatattttctacAACTTTTCCGAAAATATTTAACCCCATTTCCATGACTTAATTTAAATGGTTTAAAATTAGCATGCCATCAAGAGGTGCAGCATTGAGTCTCTTCGATGCAGGAGCCCTATGCCACACCTTATCTCTTCACCCACAACAAAATCATTGGATATGGCAATAAACTGGTTCAGCATCAGCTGTTGTCCTGCAGCTACACTAATGTTCGCCATGCCTGAAGAAGTGAAAACGTCATTTGGGCTGGTTACAACAGCTTTTCCCCTTGAATATCTCAAACCAAAGAGGCTTCCTAGAAGTTGCCTATGGCAAAAGTTTTGGTGCAGACGTTACATCCAGCTCAGTGTGGgtcttcctgtctctggagCCACATcttatatttgttgtttgacaGCCACACATTATTAAGAACACACTGGCTTTGCATGTTTGCAGGTGAGTATCCTGCTCAAGTATCTTGCAACATCACATGCTCATTCCCGCCTACAACCTACCAGCATAGTAGTGTATCATGTGACGCTGTGTATCAAGCGATGTGAAGCtcatgcagctgctgcagtggctcTAGAGTTCAAGttaatgtgacaaaatgcaATTCCTAATATAACACATGCTTTGGAAAGTTTAGGAATATATCTTACCAACAGGCTGAAACAGTATTCATGTATTTGCAAAACACTGTTAAAGCCAAACTATTACCAGGCAAggacttctttttttctaatttcagaACTTATCCAGGAATCTTGCATGATTAAAAGTGGCTGCTACACTCCAGCTGTAAGACCAGAGTAAAACCTACCAGTGAAAAGGTGTGAGCACATCTTCTTCAGCTTGATGGCCTGCTCATACAGTTTGCGTGCACTGCGGGTGGATCCGGGCATGAGGCGGTTCCTCATTGTCTTGACACCTTGCTTGCTATCAGGGTTGAGGAAGATGACGATCGGATACCACTGGGTGTAGTTTAACGTGTCCACAGCTTTGGGAGTCACATCCAGAAGAGCATGGCGGTCCTGAGACACAGAGGGAAGTGGTTCATTGTTAGATCGTTTTCCTTTATTCTCATAAAGCTGCTTCAACCTCTGTACCATACCTGCTCAATGATTTGTCGAATGGTGTTCAGTCTAACCACTCCAGAGGATTTCTCACTTCCTGCATCCTTCGGCTCAGTTtctgaaagagaaaggaagggatCATGTAATTTTATTGGCACTGGCTTGGAGATGTTTTtagaaacatttaaacatttctagATTGACAAAGATATCGCCAAGCAACTGATAATCAGAGTTGCATGCGATTGCATCATCTCTTACAACCTGCtgtcaaaacattttatctgaGTATCAGATTGTATCAGGACTCAGTTTGAAACAACATTATTTGGGTTTCTGCTTCCCACTCTCGTATTCTGAAAATATTAGACTGACTTTGTAAGTGTTTGCTCACCCCTCCCTTCGACTCTTGATGGGTCAAagacatttttactttgttcaATTGCCAAATATTTGAGATCGTCTTTGGATATGCTCAGGGGTCAGCATCTGCATGCAATAGTTTCAATTGTAGTTTCAATACTAACTTGCTgactttgtttattgtttagACATTTGTGGAGAATTAAATCAACGTATTTCAGGATAcaaacatttatacattttgacagACATGATGACGATGTGAGCACTTACTCGCAATGACAAATTCGTTGGGCATGTCGTTGGCAAGTTTTTCATTTACTGCATCCGAAATGGGCCCAAATATGACCACAGGCCTCTTGAATCCAGCTGagcaaattaaacagaaaaaaatattcagagacATTCAGGACAAGTACAACAAAGCTACAACATTTGCAGATGGCCAAAGGAAAAGTTTTTGGGTACCTTCACGCAAGACCACTCTCTCATAGGCAGGAAATCGTGTGGTGACTGGAGCTGCACTCAGGTCCTCACGGCTCTTGCGGATAtctttcttctttgctgctCTTTGACCCCTCAGCCTCCAGAAGTCTCCCCTGTCGTTGCCTGATGCAGCTCGAGCAGCATTCTGGATATTGGCCATCTGCTCTGCTCTatataaagaggaaaaaaggagttTCACACAGTCATGTCTGATATAATCACGTTTGAATTCAAGTTACAAGTTTCAAGCGTATTTGCAATATCATTTGACTATTAATGCAAAACATTTGCAGTTCATTGTAGTGTTCAGAGGACTAATTTATAGCTCCCAGCTATCAGTGAATGAGAAATGGACCATCTGAGTGCTGCTGACAAGGCCACTAATCCAACAGATAGACTGGTACAGTACAGAAGCAGATCATTACTAAGAACTCCCTTCTGCTTTtttagacacagacacacacctgctctTGTTGGGGATGATTCCTTTCTCCAGCAGCTGGTTGTCTTTATCAGAGCGGATAGCCAGCCAGTTCCCCAGCTTGCCATCATAAAGTGTGTCTGTCACTTTGAAGATCTCTCCTCTGGAGAAAGGCAGACTCTGTGGAGCCTCCTTCTCACACTCAAAGTGGGTTCTGATGAAGAATGAGTCCCCTCTGCCAGACGCTAAAATGTCCTTGTACACTGAAAAAGAGTTTcaaaaaatgaaactaaaaataaatcaagcaaGTGCAGGTAAACAGGGTGATCAGACAACATAAAGCTGGCTATGGTAGCCTGCATACACAAAAAATCTGGCATAGTTTAATATTAAGTATGtatagtttttcacatttcactgtgcAGTTAAATGTTTTAGCACAGCAGACTTTTTGTAAAACAGCAATGCATTATTTTTATCAGCAGCATTTACATATTAAGTATAGCTGGTACCTTCAGGTTTACTCTGAGCGAGAATAGTCACTTCCTCTCCCTTGGGCATCTCCAAGAGGCAGAGGACAGCATCTTCCCTCACCATGCCCCTGAAGTCTGTGTTGTTCACCTGAAAGCAGACATTAGAAAGAGTGGGGTAGGAGAGAACAGATATTATGTAAATGACCACACACAAAATCCCATTTAAAAAACCTAAATTCTAAACATtacaataaatcaaacaaaaagaaacagatgttttGAATGTGGGGTAAAAACAGGCCTCACCTTCATGATCTGATCTCCTGTGCGGAGACCCTCCTGCTCAGCCGCGCTATCCTCCTGAACACCAGCGATGAAGATGCCAACATCATTTCCTCCTGCCAGCCTCAGACCTACGCTGTCACCTTTCTGGAAACGCACCATCATCGTGTTTGGACTGAGCCACACCAGCAGAAGTGaatcattaaataaaatcataataaaggaagtaaagaaaaaaagggaaattaatATACAGTTGAGGCAGATTGAAAAAGCAGAACACCCTGAACAAACGTGTTTGAATAACTTGTGATTCTGACCCATAAATATCCTGGTCCTCTTTGCTTGGCTTCAGTGGTACCTTGGGAGGAACATGGAACTTTGGGGTTGCAGTGACAGCTGGTAGTACAGGTAGAGAACGGGAGCCAGTGTGTTAATGTCTCAAACCAATTTATGCATCATTTCAGCTTAATTTATTCAGGAGAAGCAACATGTTCACCTGGCGGCGTTTCTGGTGGTggctcctccctctctgctttaGAAGTGGCAGTGtcttctgcagctctgtctggaATTCTGAATGGTGTTGGCATCGCACCCATTTTTGCCAGCCTGTTGGGTGGATCCTCTCTGGTTgaaatcacaaatgaaaaaaagaaaaaagtatgaGAGTAAGTCTAATTACCAGCTGTGAGAAGGAAGCtggtgttcagtgtgtgtgtttgtgtgaacacacacattaatggaACCTTGCCTGTGGTTGGACAATGGACTAATTTCTGAAGTTTTGACTTGGCTTTATGGATAGAATTGGGTTCTTCTTACTTTGTGGTTGGCCATTTAGATATGATAGTTAAGGTCTAAATAAGGAGCTAATGATCATacactgatgtttgtgtgtctgtcatggagacacctgcagcagatggagctaTCAGAGGCAGCCATGAGAGCTCACAGGTGTGACCGTGAGCACTGCATTCTCTACTTTACCACTCTACTACTATGTAATACTCATGACTCATTACAACCAAAGGATTAACAAGATGGCCTCTAATATCTAATGGTGACCACAGCATAAGACCAGGTTTGAGGGTgtggtgggggggagggggcggaTTTATCAACACTGGGATTCTTTTGATCTAATTTGATAGGATGGATTGAGTGAGCTTCATGGACCATATATCAATATAATCCTGCATTATCCTGATTTTTGCTGCTGTATTTAATATGCAGATAATAAAAGCACAGAGCATCTGTGGTTGGGCTcacttctttttcctcatttaaacATATTGTTGaaagtttagaaaaaaaaaaaaaaagctaaatattatGAACTTCTAAAATTATTCGCATAATTTGTGAAATAATTCAGAAAACCAGAATTAGACTATTTGGGAGCAAGCTAAACCTTTGTATATTTCTGTAGTTACTGAACACAACTATGTCCTTAACAAGGTAGTAAAATGTTTAAGGGACTAAAGGGTTAATGGAAACTTACCTGGGCTTCTCTTTAAGCCTCTCATTGGAGGAGTGCGAGGACAGGTCGGATTGATGGCCCCGCCTGTCATCCTGTGGTGAGTAGGAGCGGTAGGACTCAATCTCTGAGATATctacaacacaacaacaaatatattaTAACCgttcagaacaaaaaaaaataaaaaataaaaaaatgttggcaCTGAAGGGGTTTTGTTGCGTCTAAAATCTTTTATCTGGAGGAGTAAAATACCAAAATCCTCCTTGATTCACCGGTGTTTACAACATTTCATAATGTGGCTTTTCCATGATTCAGATTGGCCAAAGGTAACAAAAGTAGAAAACACACCAGTACCAGAGAAATAGAGGTCAtatcactgctcactgctgATTGTGCTGGTGATCCATATTCATCACAAGCTCCAAGAATTATGATCATTCAGAACCAACACTGTAACTGGACAGGATGTTAGCTAGTTTTTGGAGAAAATAGACATGGCCATCATCTTTGTGTAATATATTGATATTGTCACAAAAAGGTTGAAGCACTCCAAGTGATTTGGAAATCCTCAGTGATACACAGTCAGACCCAAAGATCTTCAATGAGATGGATTCCGGATGGCAGGCGTCAGATGGCTAATGATGCTTCGGTGCAAACCTTAACATAATGAAATTCTGTCATATCCAATAGCAGGATTACGATGGGGATTAGCTCACCCAGCCAGAGGCAAGTGGGcactttcacacaaacagatacacgtacacacacacacaagtgcagtcacacagacacacaaactgagtcCAAAAACCAGACAAAGTGGGTCACAAGTCTTCCGGCTGTTACCCCCTCCCAACATTGGGTCAGTGAACAATCCACTCACACGACTTATCAGATTGACTCTAACCAATCGCAGCACACAATTTAGTcatgtgacattaaaaacaggTATAAAAGAGTGAGTGATCATGACGGTGGGGGAATAGGAAAAATGACTGTTAGGTGAATCTCCAGTTAGTTCTGTGGTGTTTATAAAAGATTTGTAAAttgaaatcatatttaaataaaactaaaaactgatGAGTGattaaaacctttattttatgaatggaaaacagatttgatggacaattacaacaaaaacagcaacaacatttCCACAGTTGATTTGTATGAAGTTAATATGCAATGGGTAAGTATATATGTATGTGGATGGTGGCCACTCGCCAGGTTTGCCTTTACACTGGGTAGGATCTGCTGCTTTTCAGTTTCGATTGTCTCTCACCATCGAGCTCTGAATCACTGTCGACCATCGGCGGGACTCGGACCAGCacctgctgtttgtctctctgcacCACCAGTTGCAGCTTTCCGCGAGACTTCTCGATCAGCTTCCCTGCGTCACTGAGAGACAGATTTTCTGTCACCGTGCCGTTAatctgatggagagacagaagacaaaaaatatcagatcacacagaataaaatgCGACAATATTAGCTTTATtaagttcaaaatgttttggtaAAAACTaggggtgtaaaaaaaaaagaaaagaaaaagaaaaaagattaatgTAAGAAttgcgattctcatttactacaattcagaatcaatttaaaatgtcccaaaattgatttaataaaaaaataaaacaaatctgcagcctgtctgcctccattttgtatgcgggacatcctgacgtcaccaTGGAGCTAGTTctgaaacatgcacacatgctcGGTAAGCACTAAAATGAGGAATCTACAGtaatggaggaaagacagaTTCAACCagccccgtcctcgttgaaggcaaagatttggactcattttggtttttaccttgagccctataaaatccgcttatttatttatttatttaggtttttaattttttgggtTTTGAGGGTCCGTTCTAGTCTTTGGAGGGGTCCAgtgtctcgtctagtctggtcGCTGTTCCCATTCCTGCTATAACCCAGTCCATCACTTGTTtacaattaaccaattaacctttACATTTccatcaagtcaccaattaaccaagacatgttcaggtgcccccaccgggaatcgaaccctccgcgacagcattaaccactacaccaccgtgctgctcaggtcaccacatacatttacatcaattcACCAATCAACCTATTTCAAGCATCCTTTTGATCCCTAAAAACTTATAAATTTTTTCACTATTTGGCTAAAGAAACACATTGATACTACCTTCAGTATGATGTCACCTTCCTGCAGGTTCCCATCTCTGCTAGCAAGTCCTGTACTTGTCATCTCCTTGATGAAGAGCTGACTGCCGAGACGAAGGCCATATTCTGGGAAAGAtggtacaaaaacacaaaccaaaagaTCATTTTGTGCAACATCAACACACTGATGGCCTCTTCAAGATAAATTTATTATACCTTACTATATTCTCGGGTCTCACATTTGTGATACAGTTttcaaaattattaaaactTGGACAAAGCTGGCAAGGACCCTTGAATCAAAGTTTTTGCACACAACATTCTTTAAACacattatattttctttgaacAAGTTATAACTTGCTTCtcttcaaaatatttattgctTGTTTTAGTACTTCTCCAGGTGTCTCCCAATTCAAATGGTAGCTGTGGGACTGAATAGTTTTTAGGGAAAAATTTTAGCATGCTCTTAAATATCTTTCTTACCTTCATTGGGCCggttcttcagcagcagcacattcttTGGTTTCTCCAGTGGCTCCAAGTCACGCATTGGTCGTGGCAGTGGGATGGGCATGGGAGCAGGTGATGGGGAGCGGTCCAAGCGATCCCTGCTTCCACTTCTCTTGATTGGCTCATCATACTTCCTTGGGTCACTGGGTATGCGTTCCCGGCCTCGGTCAAAGCTATGGTCACGCCCATGGCCTCGTCCTGGGCTCTGACTGTTACGTCTGTAGCGCAGGTCAGGGCTGGTGCGATCCAGCATTCGCTCACTGCGGTAGCGTCTGTCCGGGCTGTATTCCCGATCAAGGGCTCGTTCGCTGCGATAGCGACGGTCTGGGCTGTAGTGTCGGTCTAATGCACGTTCACTGCGGTACCTTCTGTCCGGGCTGTAGTCGCGTTCCAGCATATGGTCGCTCCTGTAGTGGCGATCTGGGCTGCTCTCTCTATCTAAAGTGCGACCTCTGCTGCCATCCCTTCTGTACGGTCGGTCTAGGCTGAGGTCTCTCTCCATGCTCCTGCCACGTTCCCGCCTGTCATAGTCCCTGTCATAGTCGCGCTCGCGTGTTTGGTAGCCAGAATCCATGTAACCTCCACCTCGTTCCCTCTCCAGGCTGTGGTCGCGCCCGCCACCACTCCGAGCACTGTACACACTGCGGCGGTCTTGCTCATAGTTGTAATCATCATTGTAGTCATTGTTGAAGACTCTGTCATCAGGTGAAGGAGGACGATTCATCAGATTGACTGGAACCTTCCGGGGCCTTTTCACGGTCTGCAAGTAAATGGAGACAAAGAATGTTATAATCAaacaaaggtcagaggttactgtgtgtgtgtgtgtgtgtgtgtgtgtgtgtatatatatatatatatatatatatatatatatatatttatatttttttttttatgtattattcATGGGGCTATGTGCCACTGTTGTGGCAGATATATTTCGACATTTTGGTTCACTAGGATTAACAGCAGGTGGAGCTGATTCTCCCATTAGAGGCTAGTTAGTGTTTCAAACAAAATATCTACTGCTTTACTTACAACTTTTGCTACTTTGCCACACTTCCTGAGAGTCTGGACAGCAAAAGAGTGTATGGCTCCTTCCATGGGGATGGCATTCACCTGCACCACCCGGTCATTCtcactaaacacaaacacacaccgatAAGTAATTCTAGCAAGCTTGAGCCAGGCATTTATGAACACATGGATAATCGTtgttaataaagaaaaaggaaaaaaaaaaatatataaatgcattttctacTTTCAGATTAAATTCAAGTGACATAGAGAACAATAATAGCCGTGCCTCTGTTCAGAAAATTGCTTGGAGGCTTAACAAGGCGACAAGTAGTCAAATAAATTCTTTGAGCCATAAAATTCATCTGGACAGCTTTGAAATTTTTTGTTATTTCGTAAAAGCAGTTAGTTCTAACCCATAAAATTTCAGGGCTTTGTGCTGTTTTAGGTcgaaaacagaataaaataatacCAAACCCTGAATCAAGGAATAAATGTGTCATGAGTTTATGCTTCGACAATTTTTTAATGGGGTAATTTAGAAATCCTCCAAATATCAAACACATAATAGAACATCCTCACATGGATGCAAGAATCTGTTTTGTCTTGcataatataataatgtaaaaGCAGTGTAAAATCTCTACAAGGGGAGATTGTTTAGCAATTAAACTTTGTAcaaactttccttttcattttccatgaaCACAtaaatttgtcaaaataaaaaaaaaaaggtatgatAAAACTACAAGCCCAAAAACACTACGTACAACAACAAGCCATCAGCAGGTCCTCCCTGCAGGACATCAGACACTA
This sequence is a window from Echeneis naucrates chromosome 12, fEcheNa1.1, whole genome shotgun sequence. Protein-coding genes within it:
- the tjp2a gene encoding tight junction protein ZO-2a isoform X3 encodes the protein MPVNGVGPLSLSRYATQYFSNPVMEETVWEQYTVTLQRDPKMGFGIAVSGGRDNPNEESGETSIIVSDVLQGGPADGLLFENDRVVQVNAIPMEGAIHSFAVQTLRKCGKVAKVTVKRPRKVPVNLMNRPPSPDDRVFNNDYNDDYNYEQDRRSVYSARSGGGRDHSLERERGGGYMDSGYQTRERDYDRDYDRRERGRSMERDLSLDRPYRRDGSRGRTLDRESSPDRHYRSDHMLERDYSPDRRYRSERALDRHYSPDRRYRSERALDREYSPDRRYRSERMLDRTSPDLRYRRNSQSPGRGHGRDHSFDRGRERIPSDPRKYDEPIKRSGSRDRLDRSPSPAPMPIPLPRPMRDLEPLEKPKNVLLLKNRPNEEYGLRLGSQLFIKEMTSTGLASRDGNLQEGDIILKINGTVTENLSLSDAGKLIEKSRGKLQLVVQRDKQQVLVRVPPMVDSDSELDDISEIESYRSYSPQDDRRGHQSDLSSHSSNERLKEKPREDPPNRLAKMGAMPTPFRIPDRAAEDTATSKAEREEPPPETPPAVTATPKFHVPPKVPLKPSKEDQDIYGPNTMMVRFQKGDSVGLRLAGGNDVGIFIAGVQEDSAAEQEGLRTGDQIMKVNNTDFRGMVREDAVLCLLEMPKGEEVTILAQSKPEVYKDILASGRGDSFFIRTHFECEKEAPQSLPFSRGEIFKVTDTLYDGKLGNWLAIRSDKDNQLLEKGIIPNKSRAEQMANIQNAARAASGNDRGDFWRLRGQRAAKKKDIRKSREDLSAAPVTTRFPAYERVVLREAGFKRPVVIFGPISDAVNEKLANDMPNEFVIAKTEPKDAGSEKSSGVVRLNTIRQIIEQDRHALLDVTPKAVDTLNYTQWYPIVIFLNPDSKQGVKTMRNRLMPGSTRSARKLYEQAIKLKKMCSHLFTATVDLNSANDAWYGSVKEVIQEQQDRAVWVCEGKLDCSDEDLYLHDDRMSYLSAMSADYLSMDSRLTSDYEDTADEGGAYTDNELDEALDEPQPVSAISRSSEPVLPDEKLHPEPRARMRRSGSREMLNREPSPPPSFVPEPPKVRAQTRTDSSRSYDSHSSSTLSSDAAGGNKPLPPPVALKPTIPRPNQPTEEQSPERVEEVDPANKSFLGKIKAFEKMDHLARAQRMLELQEAENARLEIAQKHPDIYAIPVKPKPNHNRPQPIGSSSNPEAQTPSRPLYSETRGYDNEEADYRRQLADQTKRGYYNPQKYKDTEL